Below is a window of Undibacterium sp. YM2 DNA.
GCAGCAATAGCTGCGCTGGTCAGCAATACACTGACACCACTGTCCTGCAACATGAAGGCAATGCGCTCTTCTGGATAGGCAGTATCGAGTGGCAAATAAGCTGCGCCTGCCACCTGTATCGCCAGCAGGCTGGCTATCATATCTACACTGCGGTCCAGCAATACTGCCACCACCCTGGCCTTGGCTTCATCCTGCTGCCTGGCCAGCAGCACATGTTGCGCCAGTTCTGCTATGCGGTGCAAACAAGCCTGGCCACTCAATTGGGTCAGCGGGCTTTGTATGAATATCTGTTCGGGATGCTTTGCCAGGCAAGCAAGAATATCTTGCACTGGTGCCTGCCATGGTTCTGCAATCGACACCAGCGGTCCGGCAAAATCATAGATGATCTGCTGCCGTTCATTGGGGCCTAGCAGTGTCAATTGATCTATCTGCGCATCGGGGCTCTCTACTATGGAAGCCAGCAGTGTCAGCAATTCTTCTTCCAGATTGTGCATGCAGGCAGAGTCACAGGCTGCCATATCGTAATCAACATACAGTTGTAGCTGGCCTGTTGCATCTGCATAAGCTGACAACACCAACAGGCATTCATCTGTCCAGGCGAATGGCGCATCTGCCATTATCAGTTTGCCTGCACTCGCCTGCTGCCAGCAAAAACCTGCCGCCAGACCCTGTTTGCTATCCAGCGGTGCGATATAGTCTTGCAGCGCGCAGGCTTCATCAATCGCGGTGCTATGCGTCTTCAGCAATGTAATGAAGCTGGCATGCGGATTAATCACAGTATGCAGCGGGATAAACCGGGCCATGGGCCCCATGGCCACCGCCATTTCTTCATAGGCACGGCCATTGGCCTGATAGGCCACGGCAGGTGAATGCGGATTTAATCTGTATAACAATACTGCCCAGGCGAGATAAAGCAAATGCGCAACTGGCAACTGGTTTTTGTCAGCTAGGGCACTGAGTGCGGCAGACATGTCTGCGGACAAGGCCAGAGGTTGACGCTTGACATAGGGTGTAGCCTGGCGTTGCCTGCGCATGAAAGGCCAGTCTGGCAGATTGCCCGCTACCAAACTGTTAGCTGCGTCCCAGACTGGCAATTGCACATCCTGAGGCTCTGCCAGCATATCGTGCTGCCACTGAGCCAGACTGGTGAAGGGCAGGTCTTCTTCCGCAAATTTTATAACATGCGTCGCGGCGCACCATGCTGCATCGGCCAGCTTTTCTTCCACTTCAGTCAATATCAGCAAAGCCGTCTGCGCATCGGCGCACAAGGCAGATAACCCTAGCCGGTAATGACTGTCATTTAATTTTTGCAAGCAGGCGCGCTGGTCTTCATGGATAGCAGCCAGCTGTGGTGGGGCTATTTGCGTGGACGCTAATGTTTCAGCAGGTGCCTGCACAGGTAACTGCATGCCAGGCAATACCCCAAACTCCATGCGCAGGATTTCATGCCTGGCCAGTACATGGTCAAAGGCAAGGCACAATAGTGCTTCATCCACGCCAGCGCAATGAAAGTCAACGCTGACCAGATAAGTCTGCTGGCCATCTCTTTGCGCCAGTTGCCACAGCCTTTGCTGGACTGGTGACAATGAAAAACCGCTTTTTAATTTGCTGCTCACTTGCGCATCCCTGGTTTTATTTGTTTTTTAGTTTGTTGATCCTGGCAAGACACTGGCCGGGCGCACTTCATCGCCCATGGCTGTCAGGATCTTGCGCTCGCCAGTGAACCTGGAACGGCCATGCGCCACCAGCATATTGTCGAGCAAGAGCAGGTCACCCGGCTGCCAGCGGAACTTGACAGTTTCTGCATCATAGGCAGCCCGCAGGTGGGCAACCACTTCGTCCGGGATCACCGTACCATCGCCATAGAAAGTGTTATATGGCAGGTTTTCCACTCCCAGGTCGCCAGTCAATGAAGTACGGATTTCATCTGTCATACTGGATGGATGCCAGAAGGCGATGTGATTGAACCATAGCTCTTCACCGGTCTGCGGGTGGCAGCGTATCGCAGAGCGTATTTGCTTGGTTCGCAGCCTGTCGCCTTCCATCCACGTCCATTGCGTGTCTGACTTTTGCATATAGGCTTCGGCTTCTTCCCTGGTATCTACCGCCAGCGAATGTTGCCAGGATGGCCCTATACCAGAACCAAAATTACGTACCAGCATCCAGCCCAGGCGACGGAATTTTTCCTTGACTTCAGTATCTATCGCAGCCAATACACGGCGCACATCGGCGATAGGCGTCTCGCCTTCTGTCTCGGCAGCGACTTCACAAAAAAAGGCGATGCGCCCCGGCCACTGGCGCACATAAGACAATTCATTATGCAGGGCAATCACATGCTCAGGCGGAAAGATGGTCGAGGTATACACCTGCCCATCTATCTGCTTGCGCGGCGTGGCCTTTTCTATATAGTTCATGAGTTGCACGCCAAAGGCATTCAGGCCAGCCTGGAAATCCTGCACGCCACGCATATCAAAATCACGGAATAGCAAACCACCGTATTGCAATAAATCCTGCTGCAACTGCGCCTGGTTATCCCTGATCCAGCCCAGCAAATCCACGCCTTTTGCATGTGGCCGCAAGACCAGTGGCAAGCCGGATGCGCTGCTGAAACCCTGCTTATCGACCAGGCTGCCATCCGACAGGCGCACAGCAGGGCGGCGCAGATTCAGTCCGGGTTTGGGCATCGTGTTCATGCTATTTCTTCCTTCCCATGTTTTGCTTCAATCGCAGTGCTGTTGCTCAAGATACTGGCGATATGGCCGGCCATTTTTTGCGCGACGCTGCGTATTTCCTCTTCCTGATAACTGCCTGCATGGTATTGCCACAACAAGTGCAGGCAACCATCGAGGATGTAAGCTTCTATCGCCAGCTTGTGCAGGCGTGGCAAGTGCCCTGCTCTTTCTGCGCCTCGGTCCTGACGGTCAGGCGACCATGACAAGAGCTTGCAGACATCATCAGGCGGTGGATTGATCTGCCCCATGTAGTTAAGGCTGATCTCAGGCATTTGCCCCTGCGCCAGTGTGGCACGCACTTTGTCCGGGCCGAGGTAACGCAACAGCCCGTAAGAAAAACCATGCGCAGGTATGTCGCTGCGCTGTACTGCAATTTCACTGGCAACAGCATCTGCAGCTATGTCAGTCAGATCAAACCAGGCCGGGTAACGGCTGGTGAACCAGCCCACACTGCGGCTGACATCCAGCTCAGCCTGCTCGAGTTGACGGCCATGGCCTTCCAGTTCCAGATAGGCGACAGGCTCACCCGTCCAGTCACCAAGGCTCAGTGTCAGGGCAGCAATGAGAATATCTTCCGCTGCTGCATCTGGCAGCCCCTGCAAAAAGCGGCTGGTGATTTCTGCTGGCAGGATGACGCTGATTTGTGCTTCTTCGGCAATGCTGCCATAGCCATCACCTTGCCCACTTTCAGGTAATTCCGGCGCGGGAATGGAAGTGCAAACTTCCCAATATTCGGCCTCTGCCAATACAACATCCTGGCTGGCCTGGCGCTTCAGGTGTTCTGCCCAGGCTTGCACTGAGGCAGTCTTTCTACCTAGTGCAGGGGCACGGCCTGCCTGCAAATCCAGCAATGCCTGCCGCAAGTCTTCGAGCAGGATTTGCATGGAAATGCCATCACTGACCAGATGATGCACAGCTAACAAAAGCTGCGATGCCTGTCCTTCGCTTGCAGGTGTCCATGCCGCAGCCAGCAAACTCCCTTGCGCAGGTTGCAATGAAGCCTGCACTTGCTGGTAGTCTTTTGTCAGATGCAAAACAGGTTTACTGGAAAGTTCATTGAAATGCACAGCTTCATTACTAAAACTCAGGCGCAGGGCATCATGTTGCGCGATCAGCGCCTGCAATGCCTGCCCCAGCATATCAGCACTGACCCAATCTGCCATTTCCAGCAAGACGGATAAATTGAAATGCGCTGGTATCTCATGCATCAGCTCTTGCAACCTGAGTTGTGCGGGCAAGAGTCCGCACATGCCTTCAGCTTTGGTATCCGCAGCAGCCATCTCACCGACAGACAAGAGTTTTTTTGCAAAGTCAGCCAATAATGGCGCTGCATATAAATCCATGGCCTTTGCTTGCCAGCCAGCCTGGCGCAAACGGGCGATCATTTGTATCGCAAGGATAGAATCACCACCGCTTTGAAAAAAATCTGCCTGCTTGCCCAGGTTTTTGCGCTGCAAGAGTTCGCGCCAGATTGCCAGTACTACCGCTTCTGCTTCTGAGCTTATGGCGGTTTCTGCTTCAGAATATTCTTGCTCCTCATCCAGCCTGGGCAAAGCAGCTCTGTCCAGTTTGCCATTCGAGGTATAGGGAATGCTGGCTATGGCGATGACTGCTTTCGGCAGCATGTAATCAGGCAAATGCTGTCTCAATTCTTCCAGCAAGCTCTGCGTATCAAGTGGTTCATTCTGATCGGCAGCAACGGCATACGCCAGTAAATATGGGCGGCTATGTTCAGGCTTATGCAAGACCACTGTCGCATTCGCCACATTCTCTTGCGCCATCAGGGCAGCGATGATTTCTGCCGGTTCTATACGATAGCCGCGTACTTTCAGTTGCTCATCCTTGCGGCCCAGTATCTGTATGCCGCCTTCGGTATGCATGACTGCAAGGTCGCCAGTACGATACAGGCGCTCACGCAAGCCAGCGATTTCGGCAAACAGGAAAGGGCTGGCTGCATCTTCGGGCACGCCCACATAACCCAGTGCCAGGCCAGGGCCACCCAGATAAATCTCGCCAGCCTCGCCAAAAGCACATGGCTGCGCTGCGGCATCAAGTATGTGTATGCGGTTATTACCCAAAGGTTGACTGAAGCGCATGCCACTCAAATCGCCCTGCCATTTGCCTACCATGACGCCTATGGTCGCTTCGGTAGGGCCAAAGTGATTCAAGATGGCACAAGCTGGTTGCAGCTTACCCAGCTCTTGCAAGAGCCTGACACTGGCAGTTTCTCCACCAAGTATCAAATGCGTCAATGGCAAGACTGCTGCCTTGTCCTGCGCTGCCAGCAAGGCTTCGAGATGTGAAGGAACTATCTTTAATACATCGACCGGTGTTTGCTGCATCAATGCTGCATAGCCGTCGGCGTCGCGCGCCAAGGCATTGCTGATGACGCTGAGACAGCCGCCATGAAATAGTGCAGGTAAGACCGTGGTCAGACCCAGATCAGCCGCAAACGTCGATATCACGGCATAACGCAAACCAGTCCGCAAATCAAAGGCGGCGATAATCGCATCAAGATAATGCTGAACTGCCCTGTGCGGCACAGCAACCAGCTTGGGCTTGCCTGTGGAGCCTGAAGTGAATAGCTGATAGGCGCATGACTCTGGATGGATCTCAGGCAATGACAATGGTTGATGATCCTGAACACTGAGCTCTGCGAGACTGGCTGGCAATTGCAGACAGGGGATATCCCTCTCTATCAATGCATCACCCACATCCTGATTATCTTGCAAGATGACGCAACAAGGCTTTGCCTGTCGTATCAATTCCAGCACGCGTACTTGGGGCAGATTGCTGTCTATTGGCAGATAGGCTTTACCAGCCTTCCATGCCGCCAGCATGGCGACAGGGAAAGCCAGACTGCGCCCCAGCAGCAAGAGTACAGGGCCTGCACCTTGTCCGGTTTTTAAAATATCCCGCGCCAGCTTGTCTGATAAGCGATCAAACTGCTGGCGTGTCATGTGCTCAGTTGCATCTACCCGCAAAGCCACGGCCTGCGGGTCTTGCTCAACTGACTGACGGAATCTTTGCAGCAAACCCGGCTTGGCAGAAGTTGATTCAAGCCTGGCAGGTAACCAGACGCCCCTGGCAGCAGCACGTTCATCAAAATCCTGATCAGCGCCTGCCATGCGTTCTATCATGGCGACAAAACTGGCCAGCAATTCTTGCATATCTGCGGCATCAAATAACTGGCTATCAAAATCCAGCTCTACCCGCACACCATCTTGCCAGTCAACCAGATTGCAACCTATGTCAAAGCGTGCATGGCGTATAGGCAGGGAATACGCCTGCACCGTCATGCCAGGCAAACTGGGCATGGTCGCCAGCTTGTCAACATTGAAGGTGATATTCACCAAGGGCGGCCTGGCCGGGTCACGTGCCAGCCCCAGGTCATCGACCAGTTGTGACAGCGGGTAATCGGCATGGCTGATGGCATCAAGGAATTGCTGCTTCACTTCTGCCAATACCATGCCGGTATTGGCCTGCGCAGGAATATTCAGACGCAAGGGCAAGAGATGTGCGCAATAACCTGGCGTATGCGCCAATGCTTCATCGCGTCCAGAATAAGGCACGCCGATGACCATGTCCCGCCCTGCCCCGGCACGTCGTAGCGTAGCAGCAAAGGCCGCAATCAGGGCCATGCTCGATGACATGCCCAGCTTGCCCGCTTTTTGCTCAAGCTGGCGCAAGATGTTCTTGTCGAGTTCATGCGTCAGGCGCTGGCCTGCAAAACCTCGCATGCTGGCCCTGGCATGGGCACATGGCAGTTCTATGCCGACTGGCGCATTCTGTAATTTACGTAACCAGTATTGCTTGTGTTCTTGTTCTTCTGGCGATGAGCCTGCATCTGCCATGCGTTGCGCCAATAAGGCATAGTCCGGTTTGCTGCCTGGCTGCCGACCATGCATGAGCTCTGCAAATTCTTCAAACAGCATCTGCATGGATTGCCCGTCGATGAAGACATGATGGGCAGCAAACAGCAAGACCGCATGATGCGTATCCAGCTCAAACAAGGCTATGCGGAAGGCACCAGCCTGCGTCAGGTCAAAACTGGCGGCGACGCTCTTTTGCAGGGCTGCGTCCAATGTGCTGGCAGTAACTTGATGGCGCTGCACTTTTACGTCGACATGAGCTGCGATTTTCTGCACTCCTGCTTCCAGGTCTATCGATGCCCGCAGGGCATCATGCCTGGCTACCAGTCTTGTAAATGTGCGTGTGATATCAGCGTGATCGATATCGCCCTGCAAATCCAGCGCCACACTGACGACATAGGCCGCAGAACCCTGTTCAGACAAGGCTGCCAATGTCGCCAGTTGTTTTTGCGCTTTGGATAAAGGAAGGATTACCTCTGCTACCTTCTGTGCTTGAGGTGCATTGGCAATAAAGCCCGCCGATTTCAATGCAGCCACACTCTCACTGACCCGGCTGACTATCTGGGCGATATCATCATCAGTGTGCGCAGTCGACAGAAATAAATTACGTCCTTCCCACACATACAGACCGCGATACAGCAAATGATAAAAGAAGGGATCAAGGTTTTCGCTGAAGGCGAAGCGGAACAGCGAGCCAAAATTCTTCATGTGTACAGGCGCACCGGCAGCAGCAAACACCTGATCAAGTTCCGCAGTCAGCCTGGCGGTATTGTCATTGAGTTTTTGATAGACAGCCAGGCCACCTTGTTTGATCTCGGTCAGCACTGCTTTTGCTGCGGCCATCACCAGCGGATGCTTGTTGAAAGTACCGGCAAAAAAAGTCGTATCCGCCGCCGGGTAAGATGCATCGCCATATTGCCAGTGCCCGCCATCAATACCCGCCATGATATCGGCACGACCAGCGATGACGCCCACCGGCAAACCACCACCGACTATCTTGCCATAGGTGACGATATCTGCCTGCACATCAAAATGCGCCTGGGCACCGCCGGGGTGTATGCGGAAACCGACCAGCACTTCATCAAAGATCAGCAGACTGCCAGCCGCTCTGGTCATGGCACGCAGGCTGCGCAAGAAGTCTTGTGGTTGCAGGCCGGGGTTACGGCTTTGTACAGGCTCGACCAGCACTGCAGCAAACTCATGCAGGCGGCCACGCAATAATTCCAGCGCCTCTGCCGAACCATATTCAAAAAAGGCCAGGTCACTGACCATGCCGGGCGTAATGCCTGCCACACGCGGCATCACCTTCCACGGGTCTTCATTGACTTCACCCAGCACACCATCAAAGTGGCCGTGATAACTGTCGCGAAATATCGCGACCTTATTGCGGCCAGTAAAAGTTCGCCCCAGGCGTAGCGCTGTCATGATGGCTTCTGTGCCTGAGCTACAAAAAGCCACGCGCTCTACGCCCGTCAACTCACTGATGAGGCTGGCGACCTCGCCTGCCATGTCAGACTGCGGCCCTATGCGTATGCCACGCGACAGGCTTTCCGCCAACGCCTCTTTTAAAAACTCTGGTTCGTGCCCAAACAACTGCACGCCAAAACCCATGGAGATATCGACGTATTCATTGCCGTCCAAGTCCCAGATTTTGGAACCGGCAGCACGCTGACCAACGATGGGATAGAGCATTTCCTTGATGGAGAAACGGAAACCCGCCGAGGCGCGGCTGTCTGCCAGCACATGACGGTATTGCTGGGCCTGTTGTTTGGACAGTGCCGTTTTTTTACAGTAACTGAGGCTGAATTCATGGAGATGCTGACGCTGTACTTCGCTCAGATTGGTGCTGAGCAGAATATTGCTTTTCGGTTTGGCGACAGGTGCTATTGAGGGATCAGTTTCAACTTCCTTTTCGACGACTGCATCAGCCGACACTTTACCACACTGCTGTTCAGCCAGATAAGCTGCCACCGCTTCAATGGAAGACAAATTTTCAAAGAAAGCTCGTACCGGTATCTTGACCGAAAACTCGTTTTCTATGCGCCCCACCGCCTGCATCAGTATCAGCGAATCAGCACCAATTTCCAACAGGGGTGCTGCCGCATCAACCTTGCTGGCATCAATCGCCAGCAGACCTGCGATGATGGCAATGATGCGTTTGCGGATCGCAAGCGGATCGCTGACAATCGTGCGCGTGCTTGTCGCCACTGGATTGCTGATTTCGATAGCTTTACTCGACGGCACTGCCGCGCTGTCACCACTAAAGCTATTCAAGCCCAGTCGCAGGGGAAAGACATCCTTGGCAAAGGGATACAAGGGCAAGGCATCGCCAGCCGCAGTATTTTTTTTGTCACAAAATTGCAGCTTGCTACCCAGTACATGCAGGCGCGCGACTGTTTTCAGGAATGCGACGCTGTCATCCTGAGTCGCATCCAGGCAAGGCAGGCTGCGTAAATTGACAGCATCGGCGCTTGCAACATCTTCAAGCATGCCAGACAGTACTGGCATGGCACCCAGCTCCAACGCAGTATCAATACCGGTTTTACTCAACGCCGCGATGTTGTCAGCAAAACGCACAGCTTCGCGTGTATGTTTTAACCAGTAGGCGGTGTCATACACATGGCCCACGGGTAGCAATTCACCTGTCAGATTAGAGGTCACCGGCACTTGCAATGGCTGCCACTCCAGCTCTTGCAAAGTCTGTTCAAACTCTGCCAGCATGGGTTCCAGCAAGGCAGAATGGAAAGCAGTTTTTACGCGCAACGAGCGCACCCGTATGCCATCTGCAATCAGCTTCTGACTGAGTATATCCAGCTGATCTCTGGCACCGGAAATAGTCACGGATTGTGGGCCGTTCACGGCAGCGATGCTGATATCTGTGCCAGCCAGATAAGGAACTACAGTTTGCTCATCAGCACGCACCGCAGCCATGGCACCATCTGAAGTCAAGGCACCCATGAGCCTGCCGCGTTTTTCAACCAGACGCAGTGCCTGCTCAAAACTCAAAGCACCGGCGATGACTGCCGCCGTATATTCACCCAGGCTATGTCCGGCCAGTACGGTGGGCTTGATGCCGTATTCAGCCAGCAGGCGCGCTAGTCCTACGCCCAGCGTCAACAAAGCTGGTTGGGTGTAAGCAGTCTGGTCGATATTCTCGTCAGAACTCAGCAGCAACTCGCTTAGCGACCAGGGCAGCACAGCATCAGCTTCTGCAATGGTCGTGCGGAAGCTGGCGAACTGGAATAAACCCCTGGCCATGCCTGGCCGCTGCGATCCCTGACCGGGGCAGAGGAAAGCCAGTTTGGGCGGTCTTCTGGCTGCTACAGCAGTGACGACTTGCTCAGCATGGGCTTGATCCAGCCACTCATGCAACTGCGTAGCAGCCTCACCGGCACTTGCCGCCACCAGCGCCAATCTGTGACGCAGGTGAGCACGGCCATGCTGCGACAAGGCACAGATGGCGGCAAAATTTTGATGGGCATCAGCTTGCAGTTTTTGCGCTGTCTCCTGCGCCAGCAAGCTCAGTGCTTCGTTGCTGGATGCTGACAAGAGAAAAATTCCTGGCTCGCCTGCTTGCGGATTTCCAGCTACTGGTGCAGGAATAAATTCTTCAAGCACGACATGACAATTCGCGCCGCCAAAACCAAAGGCGCTGATGGAGGCTGCTCGCGCTCCAGCCCCGGGATTACTTGGCCAGTCAGTACTACGAGCCACCACCTGCAAACGCAATTGCTCAAAATTGATGTGCGGATTAGGCTGGGTGTAGTGCAGGCTGGCGGGTATTTTTTTATGCTTGAGCGCCAGTATCAGCTTGATCAGACCTGCGATACCGGCAGCCGCTTCCAGGTGGCCGATATTGGTTTTGACTGAGCCTATCAGCAGAGGTGTTTGCCGTGGATGCTGGCCCAGGGTGCGCCCCAAAGCGCGGGTCTCGGTAGGGTCACCCAGCAAAGTGCCAGTGCCATGTGCTTCTACATATTGTATGGATGATGGCGGCAAGCCAGCATCGGCAATCGCTGCCTGTATCAGATTTTCTTGCGCCAGGCCATTGGGGGCAGTGATACCGTTCGAGACACCGTCATGGTTGGTGGCAGAACCACGTATGACGGCATGGATGCGGTCACCATCTGCCAGCGCATCTGACAGACGCTTGAGCAAGACCAGGCCAGCACCTTCACCACGGCCATAACCGTTGGCTGATGCATCAAAGGTCTTGCACAAGCCATCCGGGGCTAGCATACTCCCCTTGCCCAGTGCCACGCTGCTGTCTGGCCTTAACATCAGGCTGACGCCACCGGCCAGCACCATGTCGGCATCACCAGCCTGCAAGCTGCGGCAGGCCTGGTGCACAGCGACCAATGACGATGAACATGCAGTATCTATGCTCATGCTGGGACCGCGCAAACCCAATACATGAGAAATACGGTTAGCGATGATGGCATTTGACATGCCTATGCCCATGTGGGACTCTACATCGTCGGTATGAGCAAAGCTGCCCAGGAATTCGCCATTGACTGCACCGATGAAAACGCCCAGGCGGCTTTCTTTGAGGCTGTCGGCAGCGATGCCCGCATCTTCCAGCGCCCACCAGGCCAGTTGGAGGGTCAGGCGCTGGCGCGGGTCCAATGCTGATGCTTCCTTGGGTGAGATACCAAAAAACGCCGGATCAAAACAGGCTGCATCGTCAATGAAGGCAGCATACGGCGCGGCAGAGGCAGGAAGTTCCGCTGTATTCCAGCGCTCTGGCGGTATGGGTCTGACGGCGCATGCTTCCTGTTCAAGCAGTGACCAGAAAGCTTCAATATTAGCCGCTCCAGGAAAAACACATGACATGCCGATGACAGCAATTGCATGTCCTGCCACCTGAGTGCCAGACTCTGGTGTGGCTTTATCCATATCAGTACTCATGATGAGCGAGAAATCAGATCATGCCCAAAGGCAATAGATTGATTAAAGTATTCTGCACCCAAGCCCGACATCACAATGAAATTCCTGGTATGCATGACCATCTCAATCCAGATGGCCTATGTAACGCAGTATCGAGGCGTCGATATCAACCAGCGTGTCATGTATCTGGGCGATGACCTTATAGCCTTCGTCAGACCCGTAGTGTTGCACGACCCGTCTTTCCAGCGTGGCGACCTCGCCTAGCTCAGCGATGGTATTGCCCATCGTAAAAGCATGCAGCCTGACCGGCCCGGCAAAGGTGGCAAAACAGAACAGGGGGCTGCCAGCAGTGGCTACGCCTAGCTGCTGCAGGTTCTGCATGAGTTGCCCCATGCGCCCTGGCTGCGCTTGCAGGTTCAGGTAATACAGGTAGGGTGGCGGGGTTTCGCGCTCTATCGGGTCTATGCCGTCATTGACACGGTTGAGTACAAAGCTTTCCATCTGCAAGACGCATTCCTGGAATTTTTCCAGCAAGGCTACGCTGTCAGCACCATAAACATCAGACAAAACCTGGTCCAGTGAAGGCATGCGGTCCATGTCACCGAGTTCTGCCAGGGGCAGCATTATATAGACATAATTGGCCGGGCCAGCCACCGTGGCATAGGCCATCCAGCGCATGCGGCGGCTATGCTGCTGGTAGGCGAAAGCGACCTTGCCAGCCAGCTCCTTGAATTGCACATAGCGCTCGCGGCGCACAGACAAACGCACGAAAAGACAGTAAGGGGTAGGAAACAACCACTGAGCATTCATTGTTTTTTACCGGCTGAGTCGATGCAAAAAGTTTAACCGATCTGGGAGCCTGACAGCAATATGAATGCGGGCAAACAACACTTATTGAAGGATAAAAAAATTGTGAAGAAAACACGAAAAATCTGTTAATTTGCGTTAGAAATCATCGACAAAAAATTCCGGCGCGGGAATAATAAGCTGCCCGGACAATGTATGTTCCTGCAGTTTTTTCATGCCGCTGAAGTTCCTTCTAGCCGCAGGAATGTTCCGGCTTTGTCCGCGATATTTTGAAAAGATTGCATTTAACAGTTTTTAACCTTGCACCTACCCTGCTTGTTTATATTGGCATTTTCTATCTGAAACAAGTTACATTGAATATCCGAGCGGCAAGGGCCTGAAAGCCAGGACGTGCAGGCGATATCAGCCAGGAGCCATGCATGCATCACATTGCTGGCCTGTACCTGGTTTTTATCCACCTGTCAGGCTTATCATCGTCGGGGAGACTTAGATGTCGAGTGAAGAAGCAGCGCCGGGCACAGCCAGATTTCATCACATTATCCCCGGCCTGATACCGGAGATAGAAAGCCTGACCGAGGCACTACGTGGCTGGGCAGACCGTCACGGCATACCGGCACGCATGATTAACAGTATCGTCCTCATGCTGG
It encodes the following:
- a CDS encoding type I polyketide synthase, producing the protein MSTDMDKATPESGTQVAGHAIAVIGMSCVFPGAANIEAFWSLLEQEACAVRPIPPERWNTAELPASAAPYAAFIDDAACFDPAFFGISPKEASALDPRQRLTLQLAWWALEDAGIAADSLKESRLGVFIGAVNGEFLGSFAHTDDVESHMGIGMSNAIIANRISHVLGLRGPSMSIDTACSSSLVAVHQACRSLQAGDADMVLAGGVSLMLRPDSSVALGKGSMLAPDGLCKTFDASANGYGRGEGAGLVLLKRLSDALADGDRIHAVIRGSATNHDGVSNGITAPNGLAQENLIQAAIADAGLPPSSIQYVEAHGTGTLLGDPTETRALGRTLGQHPRQTPLLIGSVKTNIGHLEAAAGIAGLIKLILALKHKKIPASLHYTQPNPHINFEQLRLQVVARSTDWPSNPGAGARAASISAFGFGGANCHVVLEEFIPAPVAGNPQAGEPGIFLLSASSNEALSLLAQETAQKLQADAHQNFAAICALSQHGRAHLRHRLALVAASAGEAATQLHEWLDQAHAEQVVTAVAARRPPKLAFLCPGQGSQRPGMARGLFQFASFRTTIAEADAVLPWSLSELLLSSDENIDQTAYTQPALLTLGVGLARLLAEYGIKPTVLAGHSLGEYTAAVIAGALSFEQALRLVEKRGRLMGALTSDGAMAAVRADEQTVVPYLAGTDISIAAVNGPQSVTISGARDQLDILSQKLIADGIRVRSLRVKTAFHSALLEPMLAEFEQTLQELEWQPLQVPVTSNLTGELLPVGHVYDTAYWLKHTREAVRFADNIAALSKTGIDTALELGAMPVLSGMLEDVASADAVNLRSLPCLDATQDDSVAFLKTVARLHVLGSKLQFCDKKNTAAGDALPLYPFAKDVFPLRLGLNSFSGDSAAVPSSKAIEISNPVATSTRTIVSDPLAIRKRIIAIIAGLLAIDASKVDAAAPLLEIGADSLILMQAVGRIENEFSVKIPVRAFFENLSSIEAVAAYLAEQQCGKVSADAVVEKEVETDPSIAPVAKPKSNILLSTNLSEVQRQHLHEFSLSYCKKTALSKQQAQQYRHVLADSRASAGFRFSIKEMLYPIVGQRAAGSKIWDLDGNEYVDISMGFGVQLFGHEPEFLKEALAESLSRGIRIGPQSDMAGEVASLISELTGVERVAFCSSGTEAIMTALRLGRTFTGRNKVAIFRDSYHGHFDGVLGEVNEDPWKVMPRVAGITPGMVSDLAFFEYGSAEALELLRGRLHEFAAVLVEPVQSRNPGLQPQDFLRSLRAMTRAAGSLLIFDEVLVGFRIHPGGAQAHFDVQADIVTYGKIVGGGLPVGVIAGRADIMAGIDGGHWQYGDASYPAADTTFFAGTFNKHPLVMAAAKAVLTEIKQGGLAVYQKLNDNTARLTAELDQVFAAAGAPVHMKNFGSLFRFAFSENLDPFFYHLLYRGLYVWEGRNLFLSTAHTDDDIAQIVSRVSESVAALKSAGFIANAPQAQKVAEVILPLSKAQKQLATLAALSEQGSAAYVVSVALDLQGDIDHADITRTFTRLVARHDALRASIDLEAGVQKIAAHVDVKVQRHQVTASTLDAALQKSVAASFDLTQAGAFRIALFELDTHHAVLLFAAHHVFIDGQSMQMLFEEFAELMHGRQPGSKPDYALLAQRMADAGSSPEEQEHKQYWLRKLQNAPVGIELPCAHARASMRGFAGQRLTHELDKNILRQLEQKAGKLGMSSSMALIAAFAATLRRAGAGRDMVIGVPYSGRDEALAHTPGYCAHLLPLRLNIPAQANTGMVLAEVKQQFLDAISHADYPLSQLVDDLGLARDPARPPLVNITFNVDKLATMPSLPGMTVQAYSLPIRHARFDIGCNLVDWQDGVRVELDFDSQLFDAADMQELLASFVAMIERMAGADQDFDERAAARGVWLPARLESTSAKPGLLQRFRQSVEQDPQAVALRVDATEHMTRQQFDRLSDKLARDILKTGQGAGPVLLLLGRSLAFPVAMLAAWKAGKAYLPIDSNLPQVRVLELIRQAKPCCVILQDNQDVGDALIERDIPCLQLPASLAELSVQDHQPLSLPEIHPESCAYQLFTSGSTGKPKLVAVPHRAVQHYLDAIIAAFDLRTGLRYAVISTFAADLGLTTVLPALFHGGCLSVISNALARDADGYAALMQQTPVDVLKIVPSHLEALLAAQDKAAVLPLTHLILGGETASVRLLQELGKLQPACAILNHFGPTEATIGVMVGKWQGDLSGMRFSQPLGNNRIHILDAAAQPCAFGEAGEIYLGGPGLALGYVGVPEDAASPFLFAEIAGLRERLYRTGDLAVMHTEGGIQILGRKDEQLKVRGYRIEPAEIIAALMAQENVANATVVLHKPEHSRPYLLAYAVAADQNEPLDTQSLLEELRQHLPDYMLPKAVIAIASIPYTSNGKLDRAALPRLDEEQEYSEAETAISSEAEAVVLAIWRELLQRKNLGKQADFFQSGGDSILAIQMIARLRQAGWQAKAMDLYAAPLLADFAKKLLSVGEMAAADTKAEGMCGLLPAQLRLQELMHEIPAHFNLSVLLEMADWVSADMLGQALQALIAQHDALRLSFSNEAVHFNELSSKPVLHLTKDYQQVQASLQPAQGSLLAAAWTPASEGQASQLLLAVHHLVSDGISMQILLEDLRQALLDLQAGRAPALGRKTASVQAWAEHLKRQASQDVVLAEAEYWEVCTSIPAPELPESGQGDGYGSIAEEAQISVILPAEITSRFLQGLPDAAAEDILIAALTLSLGDWTGEPVAYLELEGHGRQLEQAELDVSRSVGWFTSRYPAWFDLTDIAADAVASEIAVQRSDIPAHGFSYGLLRYLGPDKVRATLAQGQMPEISLNYMGQINPPPDDVCKLLSWSPDRQDRGAERAGHLPRLHKLAIEAYILDGCLHLLWQYHAGSYQEEEIRSVAQKMAGHIASILSNSTAIEAKHGKEEIA